One Bacillota bacterium genomic region harbors:
- a CDS encoding class I SAM-dependent DNA methyltransferase, translating to MSWSTSGPKKNARRVENGLPAGQAGGATVGYEAELWRMADALRGSMDAAEYKHVVLGLIFLKYISDAFEEQHAYLCRAVDDPGDEYFLPPGTRNRAGAIARLVEDPDEYRARNIFWVPPEARWALLKAQAKQPTIGRLVDDAMAGIERDNPAALKGVLPKDYARPALDKTRLGQLIDLISNIKVGDEEARAKDVLGRVYEYFLSRFASAEGRKGGEFYTPRAVVRLLVEMIEPYNGRVYDPCCGSGGMFVQSVAFIRAHATGNGNAGGRGGGSPTRRPKADISIYGQESNYTTWRLAKMNLAIRGIDGQIAHGDTFHNDRHPDLKADFILANPPFNVSDWGGQSLRDDKRWKYGAPPAGNANFAWVQHIVHRLAPAGVAGFVLANGSMSSNQSGEGEIRKNLIEADLVDCMVALPGQLFYSTQIPACLWFLARDRKDGKFRDRRGQVLFIDARKMGRMVDRTHRELTDEDIARIAGTYHNWRSEGGGQKLELMQDLAPQRTFSYTGYHDIPGFCRSVSIEEIRKHGHVLTPGRYVGAEAQADDGEPFEEKMTRLVTQLREQQAEAARLDAAIAANLKELGYGG from the coding sequence ATGAGCTGGTCGACAAGCGGACCGAAGAAGAACGCGCGGCGGGTCGAGAACGGCCTGCCTGCCGGTCAGGCAGGCGGCGCCACCGTCGGCTACGAGGCCGAACTGTGGCGCATGGCCGACGCGTTGCGCGGCAGCATGGACGCCGCCGAGTACAAGCATGTGGTCCTCGGCCTCATCTTCCTCAAGTACATCTCCGACGCCTTCGAAGAGCAGCACGCCTATCTTTGCCGCGCGGTGGACGATCCCGGGGATGAGTATTTCCTCCCTCCGGGCACACGGAATCGTGCCGGCGCCATTGCGCGACTGGTCGAGGATCCGGACGAGTACCGCGCCCGCAACATCTTCTGGGTACCGCCCGAGGCGCGGTGGGCGCTCCTGAAAGCGCAGGCCAAGCAGCCCACCATCGGCCGGCTCGTGGACGACGCGATGGCCGGCATCGAACGCGACAACCCGGCGGCCTTGAAGGGCGTGCTGCCCAAGGACTACGCCCGCCCCGCGCTCGACAAGACGCGCCTCGGTCAGCTCATCGACCTTATCAGCAACATCAAGGTGGGCGACGAGGAAGCCCGCGCCAAGGACGTGCTCGGCCGCGTCTACGAATACTTTCTCTCCCGGTTCGCGAGCGCCGAGGGGCGCAAGGGCGGCGAGTTCTACACCCCCCGCGCCGTCGTCCGGCTGCTCGTCGAGATGATCGAGCCGTACAACGGGCGTGTGTACGACCCCTGCTGCGGCAGCGGCGGGATGTTCGTGCAGTCCGTGGCGTTCATCCGCGCCCACGCCACCGGCAACGGCAACGCCGGCGGCAGGGGCGGCGGGTCGCCGACCCGCCGCCCGAAGGCCGACATCTCGATCTACGGCCAGGAGTCGAACTACACCACCTGGCGGCTCGCCAAGATGAACCTCGCCATCCGCGGCATCGACGGCCAGATCGCGCACGGCGACACCTTCCACAACGACCGCCACCCCGACCTCAAGGCCGACTTCATCCTCGCCAATCCTCCGTTCAACGTCTCCGACTGGGGCGGCCAGTCCTTGCGCGACGACAAGCGCTGGAAGTACGGCGCGCCGCCCGCGGGCAACGCCAACTTCGCCTGGGTGCAGCACATCGTGCACCGCCTGGCGCCCGCGGGCGTGGCCGGCTTCGTGCTCGCCAACGGCTCGATGTCCTCGAACCAGTCCGGCGAGGGCGAGATCCGCAAGAATCTCATCGAGGCCGACCTCGTGGACTGCATGGTGGCCCTTCCCGGCCAGCTCTTCTACTCCACACAGATCCCGGCGTGCCTGTGGTTCCTCGCGCGCGACCGCAAGGACGGCAAGTTCCGCGACCGGCGCGGGCAGGTGCTCTTCATCGACGCCCGCAAGATGGGCCGCATGGTGGACCGCACGCATCGCGAACTCACCGACGAGGACATCGCCCGCATCGCCGGCACCTACCACAATTGGAGGTCAGAGGGCGGAGGGCAGAAGCTGGAATTGATGCAAGACCTTGCTCCCCAGCGCACGTTTAGCTATACCGGGTACCACGATATCCCGGGATTTTGCCGGTCGGTTTCCATTGAGGAGATTCGCAAGCACGGGCACGTCCTCACGCCGGGGCGCTACGTCGGCGCTGAGGCGCAAGCAGACGACGGCGAGCCGTTCGAGGAGAAGATGACGCGGCTCGTCACGCAACTGCGCGAGCAGCAGGCCGAGGCCGCGAGGCTCGACGCCGCCATCGCCGCCAACCTGAAGGAGCTGGGGTATGGTGGGTGA
- the serS gene encoding serine--tRNA ligase, with the protein MLDLKFIRKHPEAVRAALEKRGNGFDLDRLLDLDDEWRRKLFTVERLKNRRNAVSEEIARLKKAGGPAEAVALIAEMRDVSQQIRELDGEIRQVDENLQALLLHVPNIPHPLVPFGRADTDNEEVRRWGGRPEFGFEPRPHWELGEALEILDFARGGKVSGARFSFCRGAGARLERALINFMLDLHTGRHGYTELFPPFLVNARSMTGTGQLPKFAADMYKVENEDYYLVPTAEVPVTNFLRDEILDGDALPRKYAAYSACFRAEAGAAGRDTRGLIRQHQFNKVELVKFTRPEDSDDELEKLVRDAEEVLQLLGLPYRTVLLCTGDLGFSSSRTYDLEVWMPGQGLYREISSCSNFTDFQARRANIRYRAHPRARADFVHTLNGSGLAVGRTLAAVLENFQQADGTVAVPEALRPYMGGMERITRE; encoded by the coding sequence TTGCTGGACTTAAAGTTCATCCGGAAACACCCGGAGGCGGTGCGGGCGGCCCTGGAGAAGCGGGGGAACGGCTTCGACCTGGACCGCTTGCTGGACTTGGACGACGAGTGGCGCCGGAAGCTGTTCACGGTGGAGAGGCTCAAGAACCGCCGGAACGCGGTGTCGGAGGAAATCGCCCGCCTGAAGAAGGCCGGCGGGCCGGCCGAAGCGGTAGCGCTGATCGCGGAAATGCGGGACGTGTCCCAGCAGATCCGGGAACTGGACGGAGAAATCCGGCAGGTGGACGAAAACCTCCAGGCGCTTTTGCTCCACGTGCCGAACATCCCCCACCCGCTGGTGCCCTTCGGGCGGGCGGACACGGACAACGAAGAGGTGCGCCGCTGGGGCGGGCGGCCTGAGTTCGGGTTCGAGCCGCGCCCGCACTGGGAACTGGGGGAAGCGCTCGAGATCCTCGACTTTGCTCGCGGCGGCAAGGTGAGCGGGGCGCGTTTCAGTTTTTGCCGGGGCGCGGGCGCCCGCTTGGAACGGGCCCTGATCAATTTCATGCTGGACCTGCACACCGGGCGGCACGGATACACCGAACTCTTTCCGCCGTTTTTGGTGAACGCCCGGAGTATGACCGGCACCGGACAGTTGCCGAAGTTCGCCGCCGACATGTACAAGGTGGAAAATGAGGACTACTACCTGGTACCCACGGCCGAGGTGCCGGTCACGAACTTTCTGCGCGACGAGATTCTGGACGGGGACGCCCTGCCCCGCAAGTACGCGGCCTACAGCGCCTGCTTCCGCGCCGAGGCCGGCGCGGCCGGGCGGGACACCCGGGGCTTGATCCGCCAGCACCAGTTCAACAAGGTCGAACTGGTGAAATTCACCCGGCCGGAGGACTCCGACGACGAACTGGAAAAGCTCGTGCGCGACGCCGAGGAAGTGCTGCAGCTTTTGGGGCTTCCGTACCGGACGGTGCTTCTTTGCACCGGTGACCTGGGTTTCAGTTCCTCCCGGACCTACGACCTGGAGGTGTGGATGCCGGGACAGGGACTGTACCGGGAAATCTCCTCGTGCTCGAACTTCACCGACTTCCAGGCCCGGCGGGCGAACATCAGGTACCGCGCGCACCCGCGGGCGAGGGCCGACTTCGTGCACACCTTAAACGGCTCGGGACTGGCCGTGGGCCGAACGCTGGCGGCCGTTCTGGAGAACTTTCAGCAGGCCGACGGCACGGTGGCCGTGCCTGAGGCGCTGCGGCCGTACATGGGCGGGATGGAAAGGATCACCAGAGAATAA
- the serA gene encoding phosphoglycerate dehydrogenase: MKVLVTDNVAQDGVDVLLREGVGVEIGNKLTEDELCAVIPEFDGLIVRSATRVTARVMESAPNLKVVGRAGVGVDNIDVPAATERGIIVVNAPEGNTMAATEHTMAMMLSLARNLPQADACLKSGVWDKKSFVGVELRNKCLGIIGLGRIGSGVARRAHAMEMDVVAYDPYITEERARDLGVTLLPLAEVFRKADFITVHMPLTKENHHLLDDAAFAVMKDGVRIINCARGGIVDEEALYRALVSGKVAGAALDVFEKEPQTKSPLFALPNFICTPHLGASTREAQVSVAVDVAEEIVAALRGELVKNAVNIPSLVPGVLKEIGPYLGLAERLGRFHAQLLVGRLKRIEVIYSGELARFKQVDPLTTALVKGLLDTILQERVNYVNAPVIARNRGVEISQTRVDRVEDYAGLLTVKVASSEGEHELAGTLFRGNDPRVVFIDGYRVDAVTEGHMLIVPHIDRPRIIGAVGTLIGQHDVNIAAMQVGRKVIGGRAVMVLVIDSPVPPETLEAIRRVDGILDVRMVSL; this comes from the coding sequence GTGAAGGTGCTGGTAACCGACAACGTGGCTCAGGACGGCGTGGACGTCCTCTTGCGGGAAGGGGTCGGGGTGGAGATCGGGAACAAGCTGACGGAGGACGAGTTGTGCGCGGTCATCCCCGAGTTTGACGGGCTCATCGTGCGCAGCGCGACCAGAGTGACGGCCCGGGTGATGGAAAGCGCGCCGAACCTGAAGGTCGTCGGGCGGGCCGGAGTGGGGGTGGACAACATCGACGTCCCCGCGGCCACCGAACGGGGGATCATCGTGGTCAACGCCCCGGAGGGGAACACGATGGCCGCCACGGAGCACACCATGGCCATGATGCTGTCCCTGGCCAGAAACCTGCCTCAGGCCGACGCGTGCTTGAAATCCGGGGTTTGGGACAAGAAGAGTTTTGTGGGCGTGGAATTGCGGAACAAATGCCTGGGCATTATCGGCCTGGGCCGGATCGGCAGCGGCGTGGCCCGCCGGGCGCACGCCATGGAGATGGACGTGGTGGCCTACGACCCGTACATCACCGAGGAAAGGGCGCGGGACCTGGGGGTGACCCTCCTGCCGCTGGCGGAGGTGTTCCGGAAAGCGGACTTCATCACCGTCCACATGCCCCTGACCAAGGAGAACCACCACCTGCTGGACGACGCTGCTTTCGCGGTCATGAAGGACGGCGTGCGGATCATCAACTGCGCCCGGGGCGGGATCGTGGACGAGGAGGCCCTTTACCGGGCGCTGGTTTCCGGCAAAGTGGCCGGCGCGGCCCTGGACGTGTTCGAAAAGGAGCCCCAGACCAAGAGCCCGCTTTTTGCGCTGCCGAACTTTATCTGCACGCCCCACCTCGGGGCGTCGACCCGAGAAGCGCAAGTATCGGTGGCGGTCGACGTGGCCGAGGAAATAGTCGCCGCCCTGCGCGGCGAACTGGTGAAAAACGCGGTGAACATCCCGTCGCTTGTGCCCGGCGTCCTCAAGGAGATCGGTCCGTACCTGGGGCTGGCCGAGAGACTGGGGCGGTTCCACGCGCAGCTTCTGGTGGGGCGCCTGAAGCGGATCGAGGTGATCTACAGCGGGGAACTGGCGCGGTTTAAACAGGTCGACCCGCTCACCACGGCCCTGGTCAAGGGGCTTTTGGACACCATTTTGCAGGAGCGGGTGAACTACGTAAACGCCCCGGTCATCGCCCGGAACCGGGGGGTTGAGATCAGCCAGACCCGCGTGGACCGGGTGGAGGACTATGCCGGCTTGCTGACCGTTAAGGTGGCGTCCAGCGAGGGGGAGCACGAACTGGCCGGCACCCTGTTCCGGGGCAACGACCCCCGGGTGGTGTTCATCGACGGGTACCGCGTGGACGCCGTGACGGAGGGACACATGCTGATCGTCCCGCACATCGACCGGCCGCGGATCATCGGCGCGGTGGGCACCCTGATCGGGCAGCACGACGTGAATATCGCCGCCATGCAGGTCGGGCGCAAGGTGATCGGCGGCCGGGCCGTGATGGTGCTCGTGATCGACTCGCCGGTGCCCCCGGAGACGCTGGAGGCGATCCGCCGGGTGGACGGGATCCTCGACGTGCGGATGGTGAGCCTGTAG
- a CDS encoding alanine--glyoxylate aminotransferase family protein: MSRKLRLMIPGPTPVPPQVAEAMARPMVGHRSKGFAEFTAKLHEKLQRVLQTKNEVFILTSSGTGGLEAAVANTVNPGDKVLALVAGKFGERFRDLARVFGAEAVELAFPWGRPVDLDTVRAALAAHPDAKLVLATQNETSTGVLHDIRGLGALCRDHGAALAVDAVSGLGGADLPADEWGVDILVTATQKALMTPPGLAMISLSPKAWALVGECRSPRYYFSLEAAKKAHAKWNTAYTPAVSLFFGLDAALDLILEEGLEAVFARHRLLGAAAREGVKALGLDLLAPEAAASPLVTAVKGPEGVKVDDLRKLLLDKYGVLFAGGQSELKGKIFRIAHMGYVDRVDVLTALGALEMALYELGYEVPLGGGVAAAQRVFLGGVRQ, encoded by the coding sequence ATGTCAAGGAAACTGCGCCTGATGATCCCGGGTCCGACACCCGTGCCGCCCCAGGTGGCGGAAGCGATGGCCCGGCCGATGGTCGGACACCGGAGCAAGGGCTTTGCGGAGTTCACCGCGAAACTGCACGAGAAACTCCAGCGGGTGCTGCAGACCAAGAACGAGGTGTTCATTCTGACCAGCTCCGGGACCGGAGGGCTGGAGGCGGCCGTGGCCAACACGGTCAACCCGGGCGACAAAGTGCTGGCGCTGGTGGCCGGCAAGTTCGGCGAGCGTTTCCGGGACCTGGCCCGGGTCTTCGGCGCCGAGGCGGTGGAGTTGGCTTTTCCCTGGGGAAGGCCGGTGGACCTGGACACGGTGCGGGCTGCGCTGGCGGCCCATCCGGACGCAAAACTGGTGTTGGCCACCCAGAACGAAACGTCCACCGGCGTGCTGCACGACATCCGGGGCCTTGGGGCGTTGTGCCGGGACCACGGGGCGGCCCTGGCGGTGGACGCGGTCAGCGGCCTGGGGGGCGCGGACCTGCCGGCGGACGAGTGGGGCGTGGACATCCTGGTCACGGCGACCCAGAAGGCGCTGATGACCCCACCCGGTTTGGCGATGATCAGCTTAAGCCCGAAGGCGTGGGCGCTGGTGGGCGAGTGCCGGTCGCCGCGTTATTACTTCAGCCTGGAGGCGGCGAAAAAAGCGCACGCCAAGTGGAATACGGCCTATACGCCGGCCGTCTCGCTGTTCTTCGGACTGGACGCCGCCCTGGACCTGATCCTGGAGGAAGGGCTGGAGGCCGTTTTTGCCCGCCACCGGCTTCTGGGCGCGGCGGCCCGGGAGGGGGTCAAGGCCCTGGGACTGGACTTGCTGGCTCCGGAAGCGGCGGCGTCGCCGCTGGTGACGGCGGTGAAGGGTCCGGAGGGCGTGAAAGTCGACGACTTGCGCAAACTGCTGCTGGACAAGTACGGCGTGCTGTTTGCGGGCGGCCAGTCCGAGCTCAAAGGCAAGATCTTCCGGATCGCCCACATGGGCTACGTGGACCGGGTCGACGTGCTCACCGCTCTGGGGGCCCTGGAGATGGCCCTTTACGAGCTTGGCTATGAAGTCCCGCTGGGCGGCGGGGTGGCCGCGGCCCAGAGAGTGTTCCTGGGAGGTGTGCGGCAGTGA
- the pdxT gene encoding pyridoxal 5'-phosphate synthase glutaminase subunit PdxT, translating into MLKVGILALQGAFLEHARAVEACGALPVEIRKASQLGECRALVIPGGESTAIGKLMAAFDLLEPVRRFGCAGRPIFGTCAGMVLLAKDIEGSGQTRLGLMDITVRRNAFGRQVDSFEAGIDVPVLGPEPVRGVFIRAPQVTVAGPGVETLASFGGKAVLVRQGPLLAGAFHPELTADRRLHRYFLDFVD; encoded by the coding sequence ATGCTTAAAGTCGGGATTTTGGCGCTGCAGGGCGCCTTTCTGGAGCACGCCCGGGCGGTCGAGGCCTGCGGCGCGCTGCCCGTGGAAATACGCAAAGCCAGCCAGTTGGGGGAGTGCCGGGCGCTGGTCATTCCGGGCGGGGAGTCCACGGCCATCGGGAAACTGATGGCCGCCTTCGACCTGCTGGAGCCGGTGCGCCGGTTCGGGTGCGCAGGCCGGCCCATTTTCGGCACCTGCGCGGGGATGGTGCTGCTGGCCAAGGACATTGAAGGTTCCGGGCAGACCCGCCTGGGGCTCATGGACATCACGGTGCGGCGGAACGCGTTCGGCCGCCAGGTGGACAGCTTCGAGGCCGGCATCGACGTCCCGGTGCTGGGGCCGGAGCCGGTGCGCGGGGTGTTCATCCGGGCGCCCCAGGTGACGGTGGCGGGGCCGGGAGTGGAGACTCTGGCCTCCTTCGGCGGAAAAGCGGTGCTGGTCCGTCAGGGCCCGCTCCTGGCCGGTGCCTTTCACCCGGAGCTGACCGCCGACAGGAGGCTGCACCGGTATTTCCTTGATTTTGTAGATTAA
- the pdxS gene encoding pyridoxal 5'-phosphate synthase lyase subunit PdxS, protein MVEKGTWTVKKGLAEMLKGGVIMDVTTPEQARIAEAAGACAVMALERVPADIRAAGGIARMADPTVIQKIMETVTIPVMAKVRIGHFVEAQILEALGVDYIDESEVLTPADEQYHINKHPFKVPFVCGCRNLGEALRRIAEGAAMIRTKGEPGTGNVVEAVRHMRMVTDEIRRVQSAPREELVAAARELGAPYELVLQVAELGRLPVVNFAAGGIATPADAALMMQLGCDGIFVGSGIFKSANPEARARAIVAATTHYNDPRILADISRDLGEAMKGLEISTIPEHERMQERGW, encoded by the coding sequence ATGGTTGAGAAGGGTACTTGGACGGTCAAGAAGGGCCTGGCGGAGATGCTAAAAGGGGGCGTCATCATGGACGTCACCACTCCGGAGCAGGCCCGCATCGCCGAGGCGGCCGGAGCATGCGCGGTGATGGCCCTGGAGCGGGTGCCCGCGGACATCCGGGCGGCCGGCGGCATCGCCCGGATGGCGGATCCCACCGTGATCCAGAAGATCATGGAGACCGTAACCATTCCGGTGATGGCCAAGGTGCGGATCGGCCACTTCGTGGAGGCCCAGATCCTCGAAGCTCTGGGCGTGGACTATATCGACGAGAGCGAGGTGCTGACGCCGGCGGACGAGCAGTACCACATCAACAAGCACCCCTTCAAAGTGCCTTTCGTGTGCGGCTGCCGCAATCTGGGCGAGGCCTTGCGGCGCATCGCCGAGGGGGCGGCCATGATCCGGACCAAAGGCGAGCCCGGGACCGGGAACGTGGTGGAGGCCGTGCGGCACATGCGGATGGTGACGGATGAAATCCGCCGGGTGCAGTCGGCGCCGCGGGAGGAACTGGTGGCCGCCGCCCGGGAATTGGGGGCGCCGTACGAACTGGTGCTGCAGGTGGCCGAACTCGGGCGGCTTCCGGTGGTCAACTTCGCCGCCGGCGGGATCGCCACTCCCGCCGACGCGGCCCTGATGATGCAGTTGGGTTGCGACGGGATCTTCGTCGGGTCCGGGATTTTCAAGTCGGCAAACCCCGAGGCCCGCGCCCGGGCGATCGTGGCGGCGACCACCCACTACAACGATCCCCGGATCCTGGCCGACATCTCCCGCGACCTGGGCGAGGCGATGAAGGGCCTGGAGATCAGCACGATTCCGGAGCACGAGCGGATGCAGGAGCGCGGCTGGTGA
- the gyrA gene encoding DNA gyrase subunit A: MAADPGKIVPIDINEELKHSYLDYAMSVIVGRALPDVRDGLKPVHRRILYAMQNLGLTADKPHRKSAYVVGEVLSKLHPHGDAAVYDALVRLAQDFACRYPLVDGHGNFGSIDGDAAAAMRYTEVRMARISREMLADIDKETVDFIPNYDGTGEEPVVLPSRIPNLLVNGSAGIAVGMATNIPPHNLKEVIDGLVYLADHPDAELEDLMRFIPGPDFPTGGKIMGRQGIVEAYRTGRGSVKMRGHAEFEKAGSRTRIVITALPYQVNKARLVEKIAALVREKKIEGISDLRDESDRKGMRVVIELRREVNPEVTLNLLYKHTQLQDNFGVIMLALVNGQPQVLALKDVLTHYLGHQREVITRRCRYELNQAQDRLHIVEGLRIALTHLDAVIRTIRKSRDVAEARASLMTNFGLSEKQAQAILEMRLQRLTALERDKLENEFNELLAAIERLEALLADEFKILAVVKEELLAVRDKFADRRRTELVPEDADFNPEDLIPQEDAVIILTNDGYIKRMSPTVYRSQRRGGRGIAGVETKVQDFVRHLFVGKTHDYLLFFTERGKVYRVKVYEIPEAGRQARGTAVVNLISVANGERVTAVIPVTEYTGDTFLFMVTRKGVVKKTVLREFDSARRDGLIALDLDEGDELVDVKITGGQSEVLLGTRNGMVIRFPEGQVRPMGRTAHGVRGISLRPGDLVVGMDIVDPEDQLLVVSAKGFGKVTPVREFRTQSRGGFGLIAARVSGRNGPLVSLSLVGRGEEILIVSKSGILIRMKIREIPQFGRQAQGVRLMRLDPGDAVVAVAWILPEDAPPGE, from the coding sequence TTGGCTGCCGACCCGGGAAAGATTGTGCCCATCGACATTAACGAAGAGCTGAAGCATTCGTACCTGGACTACGCCATGAGCGTCATCGTGGGGCGGGCGCTGCCCGACGTGCGCGACGGCTTGAAGCCCGTGCACCGCCGGATTCTATACGCGATGCAAAACCTGGGGCTGACCGCGGACAAGCCCCACCGCAAGTCGGCCTACGTGGTCGGCGAGGTGCTCTCCAAACTTCACCCCCACGGGGATGCCGCCGTGTACGACGCCTTGGTCCGGTTGGCGCAGGATTTTGCCTGCCGGTATCCCCTGGTGGACGGTCACGGGAACTTTGGTTCCATCGACGGGGACGCGGCCGCGGCCATGCGGTATACCGAGGTCCGGATGGCCCGGATCAGTCGGGAGATGCTGGCGGACATCGACAAGGAAACGGTGGATTTCATTCCGAACTACGACGGTACCGGGGAGGAGCCCGTGGTGCTGCCGTCCCGGATTCCGAACCTCCTGGTGAACGGCTCGGCCGGGATCGCCGTGGGCATGGCCACCAACATCCCGCCCCACAACCTCAAGGAAGTCATCGACGGCCTGGTGTACCTGGCGGACCATCCGGACGCCGAGCTTGAGGATTTGATGCGGTTCATCCCGGGACCGGACTTCCCGACCGGCGGGAAGATCATGGGCCGCCAGGGAATTGTGGAAGCTTACCGGACCGGGCGCGGTTCGGTCAAGATGCGCGGCCACGCCGAGTTCGAGAAAGCCGGTTCCCGGACCAGGATCGTGATCACCGCACTGCCCTACCAGGTGAACAAGGCGCGCCTGGTGGAGAAGATCGCCGCCCTGGTACGGGAGAAGAAGATTGAAGGTATTTCCGACCTGCGCGACGAGTCCGACCGCAAGGGAATGCGGGTCGTGATCGAACTGCGCCGGGAAGTCAACCCCGAGGTCACCTTGAACCTCCTTTACAAGCACACCCAACTCCAAGACAACTTCGGGGTGATCATGCTGGCCCTGGTGAACGGCCAGCCCCAGGTGCTGGCTTTAAAAGACGTACTCACCCACTACCTCGGACACCAGCGGGAAGTGATCACCCGGCGGTGCCGCTACGAACTCAATCAGGCTCAAGATCGCCTGCACATCGTCGAGGGATTGCGGATCGCGCTTACCCACCTGGACGCCGTGATCCGGACCATCCGCAAAAGCCGCGACGTGGCCGAGGCGCGCGCAAGCCTGATGACCAACTTCGGCTTGAGCGAAAAACAGGCCCAGGCCATTTTGGAGATGCGCCTGCAGCGGTTGACCGCGCTGGAACGGGATAAGCTCGAAAACGAATTCAACGAACTCCTGGCCGCTATCGAGCGCCTGGAGGCGCTGTTGGCCGACGAGTTTAAAATCCTAGCGGTCGTCAAAGAAGAGCTCTTGGCGGTGCGCGACAAGTTTGCCGATCGCCGCCGGACGGAGTTGGTGCCCGAGGACGCGGATTTCAACCCCGAGGACCTCATCCCGCAGGAAGACGCGGTGATCATCCTGACCAACGACGGGTACATCAAGCGCATGTCCCCCACGGTGTACCGCAGCCAAAGACGGGGCGGCCGGGGCATCGCCGGCGTGGAAACCAAGGTGCAGGATTTCGTCCGCCACTTGTTCGTCGGCAAGACGCACGATTACCTCCTGTTTTTCACCGAGCGCGGCAAGGTGTACCGGGTGAAAGTGTACGAGATACCGGAGGCAGGCCGGCAGGCCCGGGGGACCGCCGTGGTCAACCTGATATCGGTGGCGAACGGCGAGCGCGTGACCGCCGTCATCCCGGTGACCGAGTACACCGGGGATACCTTTTTGTTTATGGTCACCCGCAAAGGGGTCGTCAAAAAGACGGTATTGCGGGAATTCGATTCGGCGCGGCGTGACGGGCTGATCGCGCTCGACCTGGACGAGGGTGACGAACTGGTGGACGTGAAGATCACCGGCGGCCAGTCCGAGGTGCTCCTTGGGACCAGGAACGGCATGGTCATCCGTTTCCCGGAGGGCCAGGTCCGGCCCATGGGCCGCACGGCCCACGGCGTCCGCGGGATCAGCCTGCGGCCGGGCGACCTGGTGGTCGGGATGGACATCGTCGACCCGGAAGACCAACTGCTGGTGGTGAGTGCGAAAGGATTCGGCAAGGTGACGCCGGTGCGTGAGTTTCGGACCCAGTCCCGGGGCGGCTTCGGACTGATTGCCGCCCGCGTGTCCGGGCGCAACGGCCCCCTGGTGTCTTTGAGCCTGGTGGGCCGGGGTGAGGAGATCCTGATCGTCAGCAAGAGCGGGATTTTGATCCGGATGAAGATCCGGGAGATACCTCAATTCGGGCGCCAGGCCCAGGGCGTGCGCCTGATGCGTCTTGACCCGGGCGACGCGGTGGTGGCCGTGGCCTGGATTCTGCCTGAGGACGCGCCCCCGGGAGAATAA
- the pyrE gene encoding orotate phosphoribosyltransferase, with protein sequence MSRPVLSGGDREALRQLLLTRSFQFGEFTLSSGKKSSYYFDGKQVTLHPQGALLTAKAVLEKVWGKHVQAVGGPTIGADPMVGALGVVCALEGVDLGLFIVRKDQKEHGKCSRIEGRKITPGEKVAVIDDVLTTGASILTAVEAVREAGGQAVLAVVLVDRLEGGTETLEGQGVPVAPVFTVRDFGL encoded by the coding sequence ATGAGCCGTCCCGTTCTTTCCGGCGGGGACCGGGAGGCACTTCGGCAGTTGCTCCTGACCCGCTCCTTCCAGTTCGGGGAGTTCACCTTATCCTCCGGTAAGAAAAGCAGCTACTACTTTGACGGCAAGCAGGTTACGCTCCATCCTCAGGGGGCTTTGCTGACGGCCAAGGCGGTTTTGGAAAAGGTGTGGGGCAAACACGTGCAGGCCGTCGGCGGGCCGACCATCGGCGCGGACCCGATGGTCGGGGCGCTGGGAGTGGTCTGTGCGCTTGAGGGTGTCGACCTCGGGCTTTTCATCGTCCGCAAAGATCAGAAGGAACACGGCAAGTGTTCGCGCATTGAAGGCCGGAAGATAACGCCGGGAGAAAAGGTGGCCGTGATCGACGATGTCCTCACCACCGGCGCTTCCATTTTGACCGCCGTGGAAGCCGTCCGGGAAGCAGGAGGGCAGGCGGTACTGGCGGTGGTCCTGGTGGACCGCCTGGAGGGCGGGACCGAGACCCTGGAAGGACAGGGCGTTCCGGTCGCTCCCGTGTTTACGGTGCGGGATTTCGGCCTCTAA